One window of the Cetobacterium ceti genome contains the following:
- a CDS encoding phage baseplate plug family protein — MLLTKIKLNKRLIPSKIELIIQDEIFYLGFTYNLYDERVYIDLYDKNDNLLQGQEPVILSMPLWSRFQFDVAGNIKKGFPKALIIPNFADSSRVDNINFSNISDVELYIQELVLNE; from the coding sequence ATGTTATTAACTAAAATTAAATTAAATAAACGTTTAATTCCTTCTAAAATAGAGCTTATTATCCAAGATGAAATATTTTATCTAGGATTTACATATAATCTTTATGATGAAAGGGTTTATATAGATTTGTATGATAAAAATGATAATCTTCTACAAGGGCAAGAACCTGTAATTCTTTCTATGCCGCTTTGGAGTAGATTTCAATTTGATGTTGCAGGGAACATAAAAAAAGGATTCCCTAAAGCTCTAATAATTCCTAATTTTGCAGATTCTAGCAGAGTTGACAATATTAATTTTTCTAACATTTCAGATGTAGAACTTTACATCCAGGAGCTGGTTTTAAATGAATAG
- a CDS encoding phage baseplate protein, with amino-acid sequence MILDSLGGLFNNSVDNTLQGIKDYLTNRADTINTNWKREEVSFERKITLIEGVNIDLAHSVNLNNNSTTADHTLDSNSVISEGRILSPATFSLECKLTGADHKERYNRLLKLNNDTSKLVSLMFDGEVISNLAITNISKQITNVTFSSLTISFKKYKFVKIAQIPAPAMKKIISKTNESKGGKLKTDKVVLLTKEQIEAGKKYDEMQNKAKYYATTPNIVKVTIAPSLVKGFDQYSFLTKPNNIPQIGAR; translated from the coding sequence ATGATTTTAGATAGCCTTGGGGGCTTATTTAATAATAGTGTAGATAATACTTTGCAAGGTATTAAAGATTATCTCACAAATAGAGCTGACACAATAAATACTAATTGGAAAAGAGAAGAGGTTTCTTTTGAAAGAAAAATAACTCTTATTGAAGGAGTTAATATAGATTTAGCTCATTCAGTTAATTTAAATAATAATTCTACAACTGCGGATCATACGTTAGATAGTAACTCAGTGATAAGCGAGGGGCGGATTTTAAGCCCTGCAACTTTTTCTCTTGAATGTAAACTGACGGGGGCGGATCACAAAGAAAGATATAACAGACTTTTAAAATTAAATAATGACACAAGTAAATTAGTCTCTTTGATGTTTGATGGCGAGGTTATATCTAATTTAGCAATAACAAATATATCTAAACAAATAACTAATGTTACTTTCTCTAGCTTAACTATAAGCTTTAAGAAATATAAATTTGTAAAAATAGCACAAATACCAGCCCCCGCTATGAAGAAAATAATTTCTAAAACTAATGAAAGCAAAGGTGGGAAATTAAAAACTGATAAAGTAGTTCTCTTAACTAAAGAACAAATAGAGGCGGGGAAAAAATATGATGAAATGCAAAATAAAGCAAAATATTATGCTACAACACCTAACATTGTAAAAGTAACTATAGCCCCTTCTTTAGTAAAAGGATTTGATCAATATAGTTTCTTAACAAAACCTAATAATATTCCCCAGATTGGAGCTAGATAA
- a CDS encoding phage neck terminator protein has product MITPVLKIIEAINMRADCPLQIIPGYSNKKRPSDPFTVFYELQPKIADFWGGDEVNGEEIATTYGEFPIQFDIYANSDIKARELAYQLWELIIYKMRYEEWSYGEIGIIGHTAPKPVHYQLDSKDDDFYYRYTFDITFESDLKASKLVTYIREIQITVNDKKFTVEEEK; this is encoded by the coding sequence ATGATAACACCAGTTTTAAAAATAATAGAGGCTATAAATATGAGGGCAGATTGCCCTCTTCAAATTATCCCTGGTTATTCAAATAAAAAAAGACCTTCTGATCCTTTTACTGTCTTTTATGAACTCCAACCAAAAATAGCTGATTTTTGGGGTGGTGATGAAGTAAATGGAGAGGAAATAGCAACAACATATGGAGAGTTCCCAATTCAATTTGATATTTATGCTAATTCAGATATAAAAGCTAGAGAATTAGCATATCAGTTGTGGGAACTAATCATTTATAAAATGAGATATGAAGAGTGGAGTTATGGAGAGATAGGAATTATAGGGCATACTGCCCCTAAACCTGTTCATTATCAATTAGATAGTAAAGATGATGATTTTTACTATAGATATACATTTGACATAACTTTTGAAAGTGATTTAAAAGCAAGTAAATTAGTTACTTATATAAGAGAAATACAAATTACTGTAAATGATAAAAAGTTTACAGTAGAGGAGGAAAAATAA
- a CDS encoding phage tail tape measure protein, producing the protein MLEALTTSFSIGGEGFKILKSIEETYARLRNSFPKIERTNTKMWDKMQSKANKFLGFIKNGTVKVGNAFKIMSARSNIPVDSMWKRMGRGGKKFFNSIKLETTGAINAFSKLRAKSKGLYGKLGGKNGGFGATGKVAGLVAGIGLSFGIAGAINEYKSFDDVMLKTKAISGATGESYNKLRNQAKLLGAQTRFTATEVGEAQKYQAMAGWKVNQILAATPAIMNLATASGEQLGTVSDIVTDSMTAFGWAANKANKFTDVLAQTATQTNTSVGLLGESFKYVSPTAATLGESVQSTATWLGILANNGIKGSMAGVSLNETMQSLIKPSKEAGVLLDKLGVKVKDANGNFLGLDKIFPQIRKGLQGLGNADKGAILNTIFGERGGRAANLILNTTQSQIEQLRKTIEDSAGATAKMAKIMDSGLGGAIARAKSAISGFGIELVEAFSVDISTGLDSFSNWLNGSIPKLKAFITEIKDFWKANKDFIIAISAGIIALNILMGVLALATAPFSMIAIGIAAVVAGIVLAYRKFKWFANVVNFLKDVVIGAFKAILWYVNKVINAWKSVGNFIGNLLGFKSHDINIKKVNRTEMINKDENKTNREMPLSPVLIATSSPPSIPQNVGGTKETKIYNSNHIEINGNDKEAMRRELEYFFYEKEIQKGER; encoded by the coding sequence ATGCTAGAGGCTTTAACTACGAGTTTTTCGATAGGCGGAGAAGGTTTTAAAATATTAAAAAGCATAGAGGAAACATATGCAAGATTAAGAAATTCATTCCCAAAAATTGAAAGAACAAATACTAAAATGTGGGATAAAATGCAATCTAAAGCAAATAAATTCTTAGGCTTTATTAAAAACGGAACCGTTAAAGTTGGAAATGCTTTTAAAATCATGTCCGCTCGTTCTAATATCCCCGTGGATTCAATGTGGAAAAGGATGGGAAGAGGCGGTAAAAAATTCTTTAATTCAATAAAATTAGAAACAACTGGAGCTATAAATGCTTTTAGTAAATTGAGAGCTAAAAGTAAAGGGCTTTATGGAAAGCTTGGCGGTAAAAATGGCGGCTTTGGAGCAACTGGAAAGGTTGCGGGTCTAGTTGCTGGAATAGGGTTAAGCTTTGGAATCGCTGGGGCTATAAATGAGTATAAATCATTTGATGATGTAATGCTAAAAACTAAGGCTATATCGGGAGCAACTGGAGAAAGTTATAACAAACTAAGAAATCAAGCAAAACTACTAGGAGCACAGACAAGATTTACTGCCACAGAGGTGGGAGAGGCTCAAAAATATCAAGCAATGGCTGGATGGAAAGTTAATCAGATTTTAGCAGCAACACCCGCTATTATGAACCTTGCCACTGCCTCGGGAGAGCAACTTGGGACTGTATCAGATATTGTTACAGATTCCATGACTGCCTTTGGATGGGCAGCAAATAAAGCAAATAAATTTACAGATGTTTTAGCTCAAACAGCTACTCAAACTAATACCTCGGTGGGGCTTTTAGGAGAGTCTTTCAAATATGTTTCGCCCACCGCTGCGACGTTGGGAGAAAGTGTACAGTCAACCGCAACATGGTTAGGTATTTTAGCTAATAACGGAATTAAAGGAAGTATGGCAGGGGTTTCACTGAATGAAACAATGCAAAGTCTTATAAAGCCTTCTAAAGAGGCGGGAGTTTTACTCGATAAATTAGGAGTTAAGGTTAAAGACGCAAATGGGAATTTTTTAGGATTAGATAAAATATTTCCTCAAATAAGAAAAGGATTACAAGGGCTAGGAAATGCTGATAAAGGAGCTATTCTTAATACAATATTCGGAGAAAGAGGAGGGAGAGCAGCTAATCTTATTTTAAATACTACTCAATCTCAAATAGAACAATTAAGAAAAACAATAGAAGATTCAGCGGGTGCAACTGCCAAAATGGCAAAAATCATGGATAGCGGATTAGGTGGAGCAATTGCAAGAGCTAAATCGGCTATAAGTGGATTTGGAATAGAATTAGTTGAAGCCTTTTCTGTCGATATTAGTACAGGATTGGATTCTTTCTCTAACTGGCTTAATGGATCAATCCCTAAATTAAAAGCATTCATAACTGAAATTAAAGACTTTTGGAAAGCTAATAAAGATTTTATAATAGCTATTTCAGCGGGTATTATTGCTCTTAATATTTTAATGGGTGTATTAGCTTTAGCGACTGCCCCTTTTTCAATGATAGCAATAGGGATTGCTGCGGTTGTTGCTGGAATAGTATTAGCATATAGAAAATTCAAATGGTTTGCAAATGTTGTAAACTTTCTGAAAGATGTTGTTATTGGAGCTTTTAAAGCCATATTGTGGTATGTAAATAAAGTTATAAATGCCTGGAAAAGTGTAGGGAACTTTATAGGGAATTTATTAGGCTTTAAGAGTCACGATATAAATATTAAAAAAGTAAATAGAACTGAAATGATAAATAAAGATGAAAATAAAACAAATAGAGAAATGCCTTTATCTCCTGTTTTGATTGCTACTTCTTCCCCTCCATCAATTCCTCAAAATGTTGGAGGAACTAAAGAAACTAAAATTTATAATAGTAATCACATTGAAATAAATGGGAACGATAAAGAGGCTATGAGGCGAGAATTAGAATATTTCTTCTACGAAAAAGAAATTCAGAAAGGGGAAAGATAA